A region of Verrucomicrobiia bacterium DNA encodes the following proteins:
- a CDS encoding entericidin A/B family lipoprotein: MKTIKKMILCLALLAATTATFTGCRTAEGFGEDMEDAGESIQDKID, encoded by the coding sequence ATGAAAACCATAAAGAAAATGATCCTGTGCCTCGCGTTGCTCGCTGCCACGACGGCTACTTTCACTGGATGCCGCACCGCCGAAGGTTTTGGCGAAGATATGGAAGATGCGGGTGAAAGCATCCAGGACAAAATCGATTAA
- a CDS encoding bifunctional acetate--CoA ligase family protein/GNAT family N-acetyltransferase, producing MQIVKPNSPVESAHDILHARSHPLDPIFAPQSVALIGATENAGSVGRTIFQNLGRGGFQGVVYPVNPKRNSVLSVRAYPSVSALPERVDLAVICTPAKTVPGIIQECIRAGIPGAVIISAGFKETGAEGVALEKQILADAQKAGMRIVGPNCLGVMVPQHGLNATFATTIAKPGNVGFLSQSGALCTAVLDWSLKENVGFSAFVSIGSMLDVGWGDLIYYLGDDPATKSIVIYMETIGDARGFLSAAREVALTKPIIVIKPGRTAGAAKAAASHTGSLTGSDDVLDAAFKRCGVLRVNNISDLFYMSEVLGRQPRPRGNRLTMITNAGGPGVLATDALLMSGGALADVSKQTIEELNKILPSAWSHNNPIDVLGDASAETYAKTLEISGRDPNSDGLLVILTPQAMTDCTATAEKLKAFGHIEGKPVLASWMGGKDVAEGEAILNRAGIPTFPYPDTAARVFSQMWRYADNLRSLYETPLPSADADDLDSGRAKARGLLDTVKTTGRTILTESESKELLACYGIPTVVTRVAKTEGEAAKIAGEIGFPAVLKLYSETITHKTDVGGVQLNLKDEDAVRRAFKAIKTACTEKAGAEHFQGVTVQKMIKLSEGYEIILGSSIDPQFGPVLLFGMGGQLVEIFKDKALGLPPLNTTLARRMMETTKIYQALKGVRGRKAVDLPALERLMVGFSQLVAEQPWIKEIDINPMFASADDLVALDARVILHDAKTKEDALPKLAIRSYPTQYSTPWKLRNGTSVLIRPIRPEDEPLLVKFHQTLSEESVYHRYFSQIKLDQRIAHERLVRICFNDYDREIALVAEFKDPKTRERQIIGVGRLSKARGRNEAEFALIVGDPWQKHGLGTELLKRLVQIGRDEKLKRITAMIMADNFGMQHVSKKVGFKVTHDEGGRDFQAEYLFKKS from the coding sequence ATGCAAATCGTTAAACCCAATTCGCCGGTTGAGTCCGCACATGACATTCTTCACGCGCGCTCGCATCCGCTGGATCCCATTTTCGCGCCGCAGTCCGTCGCGCTGATCGGCGCCACTGAAAATGCCGGCAGCGTCGGCCGAACAATCTTTCAGAACCTGGGCCGCGGCGGTTTCCAGGGCGTTGTGTATCCGGTCAATCCCAAGCGCAACTCCGTGTTGAGCGTCCGGGCGTATCCCAGTGTGTCAGCCCTGCCCGAGCGCGTGGACCTTGCAGTCATCTGCACGCCGGCCAAAACGGTTCCCGGAATCATCCAGGAATGCATCCGCGCAGGCATTCCCGGCGCCGTTATCATTTCAGCGGGATTCAAGGAAACCGGCGCGGAGGGAGTTGCCCTTGAGAAGCAAATTCTCGCCGACGCACAGAAAGCTGGAATGCGGATCGTGGGGCCGAACTGCCTCGGCGTAATGGTGCCGCAGCACGGGTTGAACGCAACGTTCGCAACCACCATTGCGAAACCAGGCAATGTCGGGTTCCTCAGCCAGAGCGGCGCCCTCTGCACCGCAGTTCTTGATTGGAGCCTCAAGGAAAACGTTGGATTCAGCGCGTTCGTGTCCATCGGCTCGATGCTCGATGTGGGATGGGGCGACCTCATCTATTACCTGGGCGACGATCCCGCCACCAAGAGCATCGTCATTTACATGGAAACCATTGGCGATGCCCGGGGATTCCTTTCCGCGGCGCGCGAAGTGGCGTTGACCAAGCCCATCATCGTGATCAAGCCGGGCCGCACTGCCGGCGCTGCAAAAGCAGCGGCTTCACACACGGGGTCCCTGACGGGCAGTGACGATGTGCTCGACGCCGCGTTCAAGAGATGCGGAGTGCTGCGCGTGAACAATATCTCGGATTTGTTTTACATGTCGGAAGTTCTCGGCCGCCAGCCGCGCCCCAGGGGCAACCGGCTCACGATGATTACGAATGCCGGCGGCCCCGGCGTGCTGGCAACGGATGCTCTGCTCATGAGCGGCGGCGCCCTTGCTGATGTTTCAAAACAGACCATCGAGGAGCTGAACAAGATCCTGCCATCGGCGTGGTCGCACAATAACCCGATCGATGTGCTGGGTGACGCGAGTGCCGAAACTTACGCGAAGACTCTGGAGATTTCGGGCCGCGATCCCAACAGTGATGGATTGCTTGTGATCCTGACGCCGCAGGCAATGACGGATTGCACGGCCACGGCGGAGAAGCTCAAGGCGTTCGGGCACATCGAAGGCAAGCCTGTGCTGGCGAGCTGGATGGGCGGGAAGGATGTGGCGGAAGGCGAAGCCATTTTGAATCGAGCGGGAATCCCCACGTTTCCTTATCCCGACACGGCAGCCAGAGTATTCAGCCAGATGTGGCGTTACGCCGATAATCTGCGCTCGCTTTACGAAACGCCACTGCCGTCAGCGGATGCCGATGACCTTGACTCAGGGCGTGCCAAGGCGAGGGGATTGCTGGACACGGTGAAGACGACAGGGCGCACGATCCTGACGGAGTCCGAATCCAAGGAATTGCTGGCCTGCTATGGCATTCCAACCGTGGTCACGCGCGTTGCAAAAACGGAGGGCGAAGCAGCGAAGATCGCAGGCGAGATCGGGTTTCCGGCCGTGTTGAAACTGTACTCAGAAACCATCACGCACAAAACCGATGTTGGCGGGGTGCAGTTGAACCTGAAGGACGAGGACGCCGTGCGCCGTGCGTTCAAGGCCATCAAAACCGCTTGCACTGAAAAAGCCGGCGCCGAGCATTTCCAGGGCGTCACGGTTCAGAAAATGATCAAGCTCAGCGAGGGCTATGAGATCATCCTCGGCAGCAGCATCGATCCCCAGTTCGGCCCCGTTCTCCTTTTTGGGATGGGCGGTCAGCTGGTGGAGATCTTCAAGGACAAGGCGCTTGGATTGCCCCCGCTGAATACCACCCTGGCGCGGCGGATGATGGAGACGACAAAGATCTATCAGGCGCTGAAGGGAGTTCGGGGACGCAAGGCGGTCGACCTCCCAGCGCTGGAACGCTTGATGGTCGGGTTCAGCCAGCTGGTTGCGGAACAGCCGTGGATCAAGGAAATCGACATCAACCCAATGTTTGCGTCGGCCGACGACCTGGTCGCATTGGACGCCCGCGTTATCCTGCACGATGCAAAGACCAAGGAAGACGCGCTGCCGAAACTGGCGATTCGCTCGTATCCGACGCAGTATTCGACGCCGTGGAAACTGAGGAATGGGACATCTGTGCTGATTCGCCCCATCCGGCCGGAAGACGAGCCGCTCCTGGTGAAGTTCCACCAGACGCTCTCGGAGGAAAGCGTTTACCACCGTTATTTCAGCCAGATCAAACTCGACCAACGGATTGCGCATGAGCGTTTGGTCAGGATCTGTTTCAACGATTACGATCGCGAAATTGCGCTCGTCGCCGAGTTCAAGGATCCGAAAACGCGGGAGCGGCAAATCATCGGGGTCGGACGCTTAAGCAAGGCGCGCGGACGCAATGAGGCGGAATTCGCGCTGATCGTCGGGGACCCCTGGCAAAAGCATGGTCTCGGAACCGAGTTGCTCAAGCGGCTCGTGCAGATTGGCCGCGACGAGAAGCTGAAGCGGATCACGGCCATGATCATGGCGGATAATTTCGGCATGCAGCATGTAAGCAAGAAGGTGGGCTTCAAAGTAACTCACGACGAGGGAGGTCGTGATTTTCAGGCCGAGTACCTGTTCAAGAAGAGCTGA
- a CDS encoding DUF3309 family protein, translated as MSLGTILVILLILALIGVLPTWGYSSGWGYAPGGIVGLLLVVIIILALLGRL; from the coding sequence ATGAGTCTAGGAACAATACTGGTGATTCTGTTGATTCTCGCGCTAATAGGCGTGTTGCCCACGTGGGGTTACAGTTCGGGATGGGGCTACGCTCCGGGCGGGATCGTCGGACTGCTGCTGGTAGTGATCATCATTCTGGCGCTTCTTGGAAGGCTATGA
- a CDS encoding BON domain-containing protein: MKSRKLVWALPAVIAAGCAHPEHERTALLTDPIAPVYVSQAAPTPSHSPAATIPSEPGAAAPTAVIHSSDVFSTHEADNTLVSQVRNALMADASLTEGAPAISIAAAKGIVVLTGTARTDAQKQQAEALARQVAGVVEVRNELQVAAIATASPSSNTSATQRADGDQVSDVQQRGGVSGSALKSGNEPALSATSRDGANSSLHQGSEGSAAGGAAGAVNVQVLGSSVADAALAQQISQELKKDASLGAALSHVNVTVNDGRVVLKGDVRNEVQRREIENTVQRVTGAATIDNQLRIAADADSLPYNP, encoded by the coding sequence ATGAAATCCCGGAAACTTGTTTGGGCCCTTCCAGCCGTCATTGCCGCTGGATGCGCGCATCCGGAGCACGAAAGGACCGCGCTCCTCACCGACCCAATTGCGCCGGTTTATGTATCACAGGCCGCGCCGACCCCGTCGCATTCACCCGCTGCAACCATCCCGTCAGAGCCGGGTGCAGCGGCTCCGACCGCCGTCATTCATTCATCTGATGTGTTTAGCACCCACGAAGCCGACAACACGCTTGTCAGCCAGGTGCGCAATGCTCTTATGGCGGATGCATCATTGACGGAAGGTGCACCCGCGATCTCGATCGCTGCGGCAAAGGGTATTGTTGTGCTGACGGGCACGGCCCGCACCGACGCGCAGAAACAGCAAGCCGAGGCCTTGGCACGGCAGGTTGCCGGCGTGGTTGAAGTGCGCAATGAGTTGCAGGTGGCTGCGATAGCGACCGCCTCGCCTTCCTCAAACACCAGCGCCACCCAGCGTGCCGATGGTGATCAGGTCAGTGACGTTCAGCAGCGCGGCGGCGTTTCAGGTTCGGCGCTCAAGTCTGGAAACGAACCTGCGCTGTCCGCGACATCGCGGGACGGTGCGAACAGCTCACTGCATCAGGGCTCGGAAGGTTCTGCAGCCGGCGGAGCTGCGGGAGCGGTGAATGTTCAGGTGCTGGGCAGCAGTGTTGCGGACGCCGCTCTTGCGCAACAGATCAGCCAGGAATTGAAAAAGGACGCGTCGCTTGGCGCAGCCCTTTCTCATGTGAACGTCACGGTGAATGACGGCCGCGTCGTTCTGAAGGGCGATGTGCGGAACGAGGTGCAGCGGCGTGAAATTGAGAACACCGTCCAGCGCGTAACAGGTGCTGCAACCATCGACAACCAGCTGCGCATTGCGGCTGATGCCGATTCACTCCCCTACAATCCTTGA